The following are encoded together in the Streptomyces sp. NBC_01465 genome:
- a CDS encoding phosphoglycerate kinase: MKTIDQLLSEGVAGKRVFVRADLNVPLDGTTITDDGRIRAVLPTVKALLAADAKVVVASHLGRPKGAPDPAFSLLPAAERLGELLGAPVAFAQDTVGPAAHDAVNGLEPGQVAVIENLRFNAGETSKDDTERGEFADQLAALADVYVGDGFGAVHRKHASVFDLPARLPHYAGYLIATEVGVLKKLTSDVKRPYAVVLGGAKVSDKLGVIDHLLEKADRILIGGGMAYTFLKALGHEVGISLLQEDQVPVVLEYLERAKAKGVEFVLPVDVLVSTEFPDLKGKTPANPTTVAADAIPADQEGLDIGPETRKLYASKLADAETVFWNGPMGVFEHPDYAEGTKAVAQALLDSPAFTVVGGGDSAAAVRILGFDENAFGHISTGGGASLEYLEGKTLPGLAALEG, from the coding sequence ATGAAGACGATCGACCAACTCCTCAGTGAAGGGGTCGCCGGGAAGCGGGTATTCGTCCGCGCCGACCTCAACGTGCCTCTCGACGGCACCACCATCACCGACGACGGCCGTATCCGCGCCGTCCTCCCGACGGTCAAGGCGCTGCTGGCCGCCGACGCGAAGGTCGTCGTGGCCTCGCACCTCGGCCGCCCCAAGGGCGCCCCGGACCCGGCGTTCTCCCTCCTCCCGGCCGCCGAGCGCCTCGGTGAACTCCTGGGCGCCCCGGTCGCGTTCGCACAGGACACGGTCGGCCCCGCCGCGCACGACGCGGTGAACGGACTCGAGCCCGGCCAGGTCGCCGTCATCGAGAACCTGCGGTTCAACGCCGGCGAGACGTCGAAGGACGACACCGAGCGCGGCGAGTTCGCGGACCAGCTGGCCGCCCTCGCGGACGTGTACGTCGGCGACGGCTTCGGCGCCGTGCACCGCAAGCACGCCTCCGTCTTCGACCTCCCGGCGCGGCTGCCCCACTACGCGGGCTACCTCATCGCCACCGAGGTCGGCGTCCTCAAGAAGCTCACCTCGGACGTCAAGCGCCCGTACGCGGTCGTCCTCGGCGGCGCCAAGGTCTCCGACAAGCTCGGGGTCATCGACCACCTCCTGGAGAAGGCCGACCGGATCCTGATCGGCGGCGGCATGGCGTACACCTTCCTCAAGGCCCTGGGCCACGAGGTCGGCATCTCGCTGCTGCAGGAGGACCAGGTCCCCGTCGTCCTGGAGTACCTGGAGCGCGCCAAGGCCAAGGGTGTGGAGTTCGTGCTCCCCGTCGACGTCCTGGTCTCCACGGAGTTCCCCGACCTCAAGGGCAAGACCCCGGCCAACCCCACCACGGTCGCCGCGGACGCCATCCCGGCCGACCAGGAGGGTCTGGACATCGGTCCCGAGACCCGCAAGCTGTACGCATCGAAGCTCGCCGACGCGGAAACCGTCTTCTGGAACGGTCCGATGGGCGTCTTCGAGCACCCCGACTACGCCGAGGGCACCAAGGCAGTCGCCCAGGCGCTCCTCGACTCCCCGGCGTTCACCGTCGTCGGCGGTGGCGACTCCGCCGCCGCGGTCCGCATCCTGGGCTTCGACGAGAACGCTTTCGGCCACATCTCGACCGGTGGCGGCGCAAGCCTCGAGTACCTCGAGGGCAAGACGCTCCCCGGCCTCGCCGCCCTGGAGGGCTGA
- the gap gene encoding type I glyceraldehyde-3-phosphate dehydrogenase, whose amino-acid sequence MTIRVGINGFGRIGRNYFRALLEQGADIEIVAVNDLGDTATTAHLLKYDTILGRLKAEVTHTADTITVDGHTIKVLSERNPADIPWGQLGVDIVIESTGIFTKKADAEKHIAGGAKKVLISAPAKDEDITIVMGVNQDKYDAANHHVISNASCTTNCVAPMAKVLDENFGIVKGLMTTVHAYTNDQRILDFPHSDLRRARAAAENIIPTTTGAAKATALVLPQLAGKLDGIAMRVPVPTGSATDLVVTLQREVTKDEVNAAFKKAADDGDLKGFLTYTEDPIVSSDIVSDPSSCTFDSSLTMVQEGTTVKILGWYDNEWGYSNRLVDLTVFVGGQL is encoded by the coding sequence GTGACGATCCGCGTAGGCATCAACGGCTTTGGCCGCATCGGGCGCAACTACTTCCGCGCGCTCCTTGAGCAGGGTGCGGACATCGAGATCGTGGCTGTCAACGACCTGGGTGACACTGCGACCACGGCGCACCTGCTCAAGTACGACACCATCCTGGGCCGTCTCAAGGCCGAGGTGACGCACACCGCCGACACCATCACGGTCGACGGCCACACCATCAAGGTGCTCTCGGAGCGCAACCCGGCCGACATCCCCTGGGGTCAGCTGGGCGTCGACATCGTCATCGAGTCGACCGGCATCTTCACCAAGAAGGCCGACGCCGAGAAGCACATCGCGGGTGGCGCCAAGAAGGTCCTCATCTCGGCTCCGGCCAAGGACGAGGACATCACCATCGTGATGGGCGTCAACCAGGACAAGTACGACGCGGCCAACCACCACGTCATCTCCAACGCCTCCTGCACCACCAACTGTGTGGCGCCGATGGCCAAGGTTCTCGACGAGAACTTCGGCATCGTCAAGGGCCTGATGACGACGGTCCACGCGTACACCAACGACCAGCGCATCCTGGACTTCCCGCACTCGGACCTGCGTCGCGCCCGCGCCGCCGCCGAGAACATCATCCCGACCACGACGGGTGCCGCCAAGGCCACCGCCCTGGTCCTCCCGCAGCTGGCGGGCAAGCTCGACGGCATCGCCATGCGCGTGCCGGTCCCGACGGGCTCGGCGACCGACCTGGTCGTCACGCTGCAGCGCGAGGTCACCAAGGACGAGGTCAACGCCGCGTTCAAGAAGGCCGCCGACGACGGCGACCTCAAGGGCTTCCTCACCTACACCGAGGACCCGATCGTCTCCTCGGACATCGTGAGCGACCCGTCGTCCTGCACCTTCGACTCCTCCCTGACCATGGTTCAGGAAGGCACGACGGTGAAGATCCTCGGCTGGTACGACAACGAGTGGGGCTACTCGAACCGCCTGGTCGACCTGACCGTCTTCGTCGGCGGCCAGCTCTAA
- a CDS encoding M14 family metallopeptidase — protein sequence MRRRARSILAAASLLVAGLAAAPVAQASGAKTPDPGSDAIKVFHAQVTKEQIPLLLAAGQDGQELSQQAPKQGKAEVEVYLTDKQAGQLEKKGVDLTEHKVSAKALGAQEAASDGVFRPYSGKGNLQEEIVKTGQANPNLTKVVSIGKTVQGQDILALKLSKNAKKTKDGSKPSVLYMSNQHAREWITPEMTRRLMHYYLDNYGKNKQITKLVDSTELWFVLSANPDGYDYTFKADGDREWRKNLHDNNGDGVIATGDGVDLNRNFAYKWGYDDEGSSPSPANETYRGTAPGSEPETKALDAFEKRVGFKYAINYHSAAELLLYGVGWQVATPTPDDVLYKALAGTPENSAIPGYHPQVSSELYTTNGEADGHAGNVNGVAMFTPEMSTCQTASAIDPNDAWKPEDCGSVFDYPDDEKLIQDEFAKNIPFALSVAETASHPDQPSSSVGLSAADFTPATFTTSYARGGDQQVNVVARKSVRDKELNYRINGGRTHDEDLKTWKGGETYGGKDNLYFNDYRATVEDADPGDKVEVWYTGRTAHGKRTSSEHFTYTVASIPRADTLVVAEEGATAQQSQAYVDALKANGKKPLVWDVATQGAPDALAVLDHFRTVVHYTGAPRPGLATQLALRDYLNEGGKLIEAGEQAGGSVNIGDTRTDDFSQYYLGAYSRTSSAGATGFTGSGALNGYTGALAGAPGNPLDAAGSYSITSDNLPVATYPQFASAGAGQFAGTINPYGPYEGTGMAAAIHTDDAWKRLTHTVDLTNVTAADAPKLNFQLLWDTEPGYDNAVLEAHTAGAEDWTTLPDTGGATSNAVPAECGAGFYIKEHPALKRYLTQTSTGCTASGTSGAWNSFTGASAGWQPVSFDLSAYAGKKVEVSLSYITDPGTGGHGVLADNASVVVGGQATETEGFETSLGAWTVPGPPAGSPPVTNDWVRTGELFKTYGAVTTRDTVLLGFGLEHVPSAADRAKLVGKALTSLR from the coding sequence ATGAGACGCAGAGCGAGATCGATCCTCGCCGCGGCTTCACTGCTGGTAGCCGGTCTGGCGGCCGCACCCGTCGCCCAGGCCAGTGGCGCGAAGACACCCGATCCGGGGTCCGACGCCATCAAGGTTTTCCATGCTCAGGTCACCAAGGAACAGATACCCCTGCTGCTCGCGGCCGGCCAGGACGGCCAGGAACTGAGTCAGCAGGCACCGAAGCAGGGCAAGGCCGAGGTCGAGGTCTACCTCACCGACAAACAGGCCGGGCAGCTCGAGAAGAAGGGCGTCGACCTCACCGAGCACAAGGTCTCGGCGAAGGCGCTCGGTGCCCAGGAGGCCGCCAGCGACGGTGTGTTCCGCCCGTACAGCGGAAAGGGCAATCTCCAGGAGGAGATCGTCAAGACCGGCCAGGCCAACCCGAACCTCACCAAGGTCGTCTCCATCGGCAAGACCGTCCAGGGCCAGGACATCCTCGCGCTCAAGCTCTCCAAGAACGCAAAGAAGACCAAGGACGGCTCGAAACCCTCCGTGCTGTACATGTCGAACCAGCACGCGCGTGAGTGGATCACCCCGGAGATGACCCGGCGGCTGATGCACTACTACCTGGACAACTACGGCAAGAACAAGCAGATCACGAAGCTCGTCGACTCCACCGAACTCTGGTTCGTGCTCTCCGCCAACCCCGACGGCTACGACTACACCTTCAAGGCCGACGGCGACCGGGAGTGGCGCAAGAACCTGCACGACAACAACGGCGACGGCGTGATCGCCACCGGTGACGGTGTCGACCTCAACCGCAACTTCGCCTACAAGTGGGGCTACGACGACGAGGGTTCGTCCCCCAGCCCCGCCAACGAGACCTACCGCGGCACGGCACCGGGCTCCGAGCCCGAGACCAAGGCGCTCGACGCCTTCGAGAAGCGCGTCGGCTTCAAGTACGCGATCAACTACCACTCCGCCGCAGAGCTGTTGCTGTACGGAGTCGGCTGGCAGGTGGCCACCCCCACCCCCGACGACGTGCTCTACAAGGCGCTCGCCGGCACCCCCGAGAACTCGGCGATCCCCGGCTACCACCCGCAGGTCTCCTCCGAGCTCTACACCACCAACGGCGAGGCCGACGGACACGCGGGCAACGTCAACGGCGTGGCGATGTTCACCCCCGAGATGAGCACCTGCCAGACGGCGTCGGCGATCGACCCCAATGACGCCTGGAAGCCCGAGGACTGCGGGTCCGTCTTCGACTACCCCGACGACGAGAAGCTGATCCAGGACGAGTTCGCCAAGAACATCCCCTTCGCCCTCTCCGTCGCCGAGACCGCGTCCCACCCCGACCAGCCGTCGTCCTCGGTCGGCCTGAGCGCCGCAGACTTCACCCCGGCCACCTTCACCACGTCCTACGCGCGCGGCGGCGACCAGCAGGTCAACGTCGTCGCCCGCAAGTCCGTACGGGACAAGGAGCTCAACTACCGCATCAACGGCGGCCGTACGCACGACGAGGACCTCAAGACCTGGAAGGGCGGTGAGACCTACGGCGGCAAGGACAACCTCTACTTCAACGACTACCGCGCCACCGTCGAGGACGCCGACCCGGGCGACAAGGTCGAGGTCTGGTACACCGGCCGCACCGCACACGGAAAGCGCACCTCCAGCGAGCACTTCACCTACACCGTGGCCTCGATTCCCCGCGCCGACACCCTCGTCGTGGCCGAGGAGGGTGCGACCGCCCAGCAGTCCCAGGCGTACGTCGACGCCCTGAAGGCCAACGGCAAGAAGCCCCTGGTCTGGGACGTCGCCACCCAGGGCGCGCCCGACGCGCTCGCGGTGCTCGACCACTTCCGCACCGTCGTGCACTACACCGGCGCCCCGCGCCCCGGTCTCGCCACCCAACTCGCCCTGCGCGACTACCTCAACGAGGGCGGCAAGCTGATCGAGGCGGGTGAACAGGCGGGCGGATCCGTCAACATCGGCGACACCCGCACCGACGACTTCAGCCAGTACTACCTCGGCGCCTACTCGCGTACGTCCTCGGCGGGAGCCACCGGCTTCACCGGCTCCGGTGCGCTGAACGGCTACACCGGTGCACTCGCCGGCGCGCCCGGCAACCCGCTGGACGCGGCAGGGTCGTACAGCATCACCTCCGACAACCTGCCCGTCGCCACCTATCCGCAGTTCGCGAGCGCGGGAGCGGGCCAGTTCGCCGGGACGATCAACCCCTACGGCCCCTACGAGGGCACCGGGATGGCGGCCGCGATCCACACGGACGACGCCTGGAAGCGCCTCACCCACACCGTCGACCTCACCAACGTCACCGCCGCCGACGCACCCAAGCTCAACTTCCAGCTGCTGTGGGACACCGAGCCCGGCTACGACAACGCGGTGCTCGAAGCCCACACGGCAGGGGCCGAGGACTGGACCACCCTGCCCGACACGGGTGGCGCCACCAGCAACGCCGTTCCCGCCGAGTGCGGGGCCGGCTTCTACATCAAGGAGCACCCCGCCCTCAAGCGCTATCTGACGCAGACCTCCACCGGCTGCACGGCGTCCGGCACCAGCGGCGCCTGGAACAGCTTCACCGGCGCCTCCGCGGGCTGGCAGCCGGTCTCCTTCGACCTCAGCGCCTACGCGGGCAAGAAGGTCGAGGTGTCCCTGAGCTACATCACCGACCCGGGCACCGGCGGCCACGGAGTCCTCGCGGACAACGCCTCGGTCGTCGTCGGCGGCCAGGCCACCGAGACCGAGGGCTTCGAGACCTCCCTCGGCGCCTGGACCGTCCCGGGCCCGCCCGCGGGCAGCCCGCCCGTCACCAACGACTGGGTGCGCACCGGTGAGCTCTTCAAGACGTACGGAGCAGTCACCACCCGCGACACCGTGCTCCTCGGCTTCGGCCTGGAGCACGTACCGAGCGCGGCGGACCGCGCGAAGCTCGTCGGGAAGGCGCTGACGAGCCTGCGCTGA
- the whiA gene encoding DNA-binding protein WhiA — MAMTAAVKDEISRLPVTRTCCRKAEVSAILRFAGGLHLVSGRIVIEAELDTAMAARRLKRDILEIFGHSSELIVMAPGGLRRGSRFVVRVVAGGDQLARQTGLVDGRGRPIRGLPPQVVSGATCDAEAAWRGAFLAHGSLTEPGRSSSLEVTCPGPEAALALVGAARRLQIASKAREVRGVDRVVVRDGDAIGALLTRLGAHESVLAWEERRMRREVRATANRLANFDDANLRRSARAAVAAGARVQRALEILADEVPEHLAAAGRLRMEHKQASLEELGALADPPLTKDAVAGRIRRLLAMADKRAQDLGIPGTESNLSEELDDSLVG, encoded by the coding sequence ATGGCGATGACGGCAGCGGTGAAGGACGAAATTTCCCGGCTCCCCGTCACCCGGACCTGCTGCAGGAAGGCGGAGGTCTCGGCGATTCTTCGGTTTGCCGGCGGTCTCCACCTGGTGAGTGGCCGGATTGTGATCGAGGCGGAGCTGGACACCGCGATGGCGGCGCGCAGGCTCAAGCGGGACATTCTGGAGATCTTCGGGCACAGCTCGGAGCTGATTGTGATGGCCCCCGGCGGACTGCGCCGAGGTTCGCGTTTTGTTGTACGGGTAGTGGCGGGCGGCGACCAGCTCGCGCGCCAGACCGGGCTCGTGGACGGCCGTGGCCGTCCGATCCGCGGTCTGCCCCCACAGGTGGTCTCGGGGGCCACCTGTGACGCCGAGGCGGCCTGGCGCGGGGCCTTCCTGGCCCACGGCTCGCTCACCGAGCCCGGCCGCTCCTCCTCCCTGGAGGTGACCTGCCCGGGCCCGGAGGCGGCCCTGGCCCTGGTCGGCGCGGCCCGCAGGCTGCAGATCGCGTCCAAGGCGCGCGAGGTGCGCGGCGTGGACCGCGTGGTCGTACGGGACGGAGACGCGATCGGCGCCCTGCTGACCCGGCTCGGCGCGCACGAGTCGGTACTGGCCTGGGAGGAGCGGCGGATGCGCCGCGAGGTCCGCGCCACCGCCAACCGCCTCGCCAACTTCGACGACGCCAACCTGCGCCGCTCGGCGCGCGCCGCGGTCGCCGCGGGCGCCCGGGTCCAGCGCGCGCTGGAGATCCTGGCGGACGAGGTGCCCGAGCACCTGGCCGCCGCGGGCCGGCTGCGCATGGAGCACAAGCAGGCGTCGCTGGAGGAACTGGGCGCGCTCGCCGACCCGCCGCTGACCAAGGACGCGGTCGCGGGCCGTATCCGCCGCCTGCTGGCGATGGCCGACAAGCGGGCCCAGGACCTGGGCATCCCGGGCACGGAGTCCAACCTCAGCGAGGAGCTGGACGACAGCCTCGTCGGCTGA
- a CDS encoding gluconeogenesis factor YvcK family protein codes for MKSSLRLNRLNRLNRKRGAQPKTVALGGGMGLSASLAALRRITGDLTAVVTVADDGGSSGRLREELGVLPPGDLRKALAALCGDDDWGQTWARVIQHRFESKGDLHEHAVGNLLIVALWEQLGDHVQALDLVGKLLGAHGRVLPMSAVPLDLEALVRGHDPARPDDVDTVRGQATVALTPGEVQSVHLVPNDPPAVPEAVAAVLDADWVVLGPGSWFSSVIPHLLVPELLDALTVTKARKVLSLNLAPQPGETDGFSPQRHLEVLARHAPKLAFDVVLADEAAVRDRESLTEAAKRLGATVELAPVASPDSSAKHDPELLAAAYDRIFRMHGRIGPWR; via the coding sequence GTGAAGTCGTCCCTGCGGCTGAACCGGCTCAACCGCCTGAACCGCAAGCGCGGCGCCCAGCCCAAGACCGTCGCCCTCGGCGGCGGCATGGGCCTCTCCGCGTCGCTCGCCGCGCTGCGCCGCATCACCGGTGACCTCACCGCGGTGGTCACCGTCGCCGACGACGGCGGCTCCAGCGGCCGGCTCCGCGAGGAGCTGGGCGTCCTGCCGCCCGGCGACCTCCGCAAGGCCCTCGCGGCGCTCTGCGGCGACGACGACTGGGGCCAGACCTGGGCCCGCGTCATCCAGCACCGCTTCGAGTCCAAGGGCGACCTGCACGAACACGCGGTCGGCAATCTCCTCATCGTCGCCCTCTGGGAGCAGCTGGGCGACCATGTCCAGGCCCTGGACCTGGTCGGCAAGCTGCTCGGCGCGCACGGCCGGGTGCTGCCCATGTCGGCGGTCCCCCTGGATCTGGAGGCTCTCGTACGGGGCCACGACCCGGCCCGCCCCGACGACGTGGACACCGTCCGCGGCCAGGCCACGGTCGCCCTCACCCCGGGCGAGGTCCAGTCCGTACACCTCGTGCCGAACGACCCGCCGGCCGTCCCCGAGGCGGTCGCGGCGGTGCTCGACGCGGACTGGGTGGTGCTCGGTCCGGGCTCCTGGTTCTCCTCCGTGATCCCGCACCTTCTCGTGCCGGAACTGCTCGACGCGCTCACCGTCACGAAGGCCCGGAAGGTCCTTTCGCTGAACCTCGCGCCACAACCCGGAGAAACCGATGGCTTCTCACCGCAGCGTCATTTGGAGGTTTTGGCCCGACACGCCCCTAAACTCGCCTTCGACGTGGTGCTGGCCGACGAGGCCGCCGTGCGAGACCGGGAGAGCCTGACCGAAGCCGCCAAGCGGCTCGGGGCGACGGTCGAACTGGCGCCCGTGGCCTCGCCCGACAGCTCGGCAAAGCACGACCCCGAGCTGCTGGCCGCCGCGTACGACCGTATTTTTCGGATGCATGGAAGGATCGGCCCATGGCGATGA
- the rapZ gene encoding RNase adapter RapZ, producing MSSEEQAQDGADVSTGSTGNGAPAEATEAAEPAIPELVIISGMSGAGRSTAAKCLEDLGWFVVDNLPPALIPTMVELGARSQGNVARIAVVVDVRGRRFFDNLRESLADLAAKHVTRRIVFLESSDDALVRRFESVRRPHPLQGDGRIVDGIAAERDLLRELRGDADLVIDTSSLNVHELRAKMDAQFAGDEEPELRATVMSFGFKYGLPVDADLVVDMRFLPNPHWVPELRPFTGLNEEVSNYVFNQPGAKEFLDRYTELLQLIAAGYRREGKRYVTIAVGCTGGKHRSVATSEKLAKRLAAAGVETVIVHRDMGRE from the coding sequence ATGAGCAGTGAAGAGCAGGCACAGGACGGAGCAGACGTGAGTACGGGCAGCACGGGCAACGGCGCACCGGCCGAGGCCACCGAAGCAGCCGAGCCGGCCATCCCCGAGCTGGTGATCATCTCCGGGATGTCGGGTGCGGGCCGCTCCACGGCGGCCAAGTGTCTGGAGGACCTCGGCTGGTTCGTCGTCGACAACCTGCCGCCCGCCCTGATCCCCACCATGGTCGAGCTCGGCGCCCGCTCGCAGGGCAATGTGGCCCGTATCGCCGTCGTCGTCGACGTCCGAGGCCGCCGCTTCTTCGACAACCTGCGCGAATCCCTCGCCGACCTGGCGGCCAAGCACGTCACCCGCAGGATCGTCTTCCTCGAGTCCTCCGACGACGCGCTGGTCCGCCGCTTCGAGTCCGTACGCCGCCCGCACCCCCTCCAGGGCGACGGCCGCATCGTCGACGGCATCGCCGCCGAGCGGGACCTGCTGCGCGAGCTGCGCGGCGACGCCGACCTGGTGATCGACACCTCCTCGCTCAACGTCCACGAGCTGCGCGCCAAGATGGACGCCCAGTTCGCGGGCGACGAGGAGCCCGAGCTGCGGGCCACGGTCATGTCGTTCGGCTTCAAGTACGGGCTGCCCGTCGACGCCGACCTCGTCGTCGACATGCGCTTCCTGCCCAACCCGCACTGGGTCCCGGAGCTGCGCCCCTTCACCGGACTCAACGAAGAGGTCTCCAACTACGTCTTCAACCAGCCCGGCGCCAAGGAGTTCCTCGACCGCTACACGGAGCTGCTCCAGCTGATCGCCGCGGGCTACCGCCGCGAGGGCAAGCGGTACGTGACGATCGCGGTCGGCTGCACCGGCGGCAAGCACCGCTCCGTCGCCACCTCCGAGAAGCTCGCCAAGCGGCTCGCCGCCGCCGGGGTGGAGACCGTCATCGTCCACCGGGACATGGGGCGCGAGTGA
- the uvrC gene encoding excinuclease ABC subunit UvrC, with product MADPSSYRPKPGQIPDSPGVYKFRDEHRRVIYVGKAKSLRPRLSSYFQDLANLHPRTRTMVTTAASVEWTVVSTEVEALQLEYSWIKEFDPRFNVKYRDDKSYPSLAVTLNEEFPRVQVMRGPKKKGVRYFGPYGHAWAIRETVDLMLRVFPVRTCSAGVFKRSAQIGRPCLLGYIGKCSAPCVGRVTPEEHRELAEEFCDFMAGRTGTYIRRLEQQMHEAAEEMEYEKAGRLRDDIEALRRALEKNAIVFNDATDADLIAVAEDELEAAVQIFHVRGGRVRGQRGWVTDKVEAVDTSGLVEHALQQLYGEEKGDAVPKEVLVPALPEDEKSVAAWLAERRGSNVSLRIPQRGDKKDLMATVQRNAQQALVLHKTKRASDLTTRSRALEEIAEALDLDSAPLRIECYDISHLQGDDVVASMVVFEDGLARKSEYRRFQIKTFEGQDDVRSMHEVITRRFRRYLADKAETGEWAESDANPEVPETAPEEDGRPKRFAYPPQLLVVDGGQPQVAAAQRALDELGIDDIAVCGLAKRLEEVWLPGDDDPVVLPRSSEGLYLLQRVRDEAHRFAITYQRAKRAKRFKSGPLDAVPGLGETRKQALIKHFGSVKKLKQATIDQICEVPGIGRKTAETVAAALAQAAPAAPAVNTATGEIMEDDGGSTHEQ from the coding sequence ACTCGCCGGGGGTCTACAAATTCCGCGACGAACACCGCCGGGTGATCTACGTGGGCAAGGCGAAGAGCCTCCGCCCGCGTCTCTCCTCGTACTTCCAGGACCTGGCCAACCTGCACCCGCGCACGCGCACGATGGTCACGACGGCCGCCTCCGTCGAGTGGACGGTCGTCTCCACCGAAGTCGAGGCGCTCCAGCTCGAATACTCCTGGATCAAGGAGTTCGACCCGCGGTTCAACGTCAAGTACCGCGACGACAAGAGCTATCCGTCGCTCGCGGTCACCCTCAACGAGGAGTTCCCCCGCGTCCAGGTGATGCGCGGCCCCAAGAAGAAGGGCGTGCGCTACTTCGGTCCGTACGGCCACGCCTGGGCGATCCGCGAGACCGTCGACCTGATGCTCCGCGTGTTCCCCGTCCGCACCTGCTCGGCAGGGGTCTTCAAGCGTTCCGCCCAGATCGGCCGCCCCTGCCTCCTCGGCTACATCGGCAAGTGCTCGGCCCCCTGCGTCGGCCGCGTCACCCCCGAGGAGCACCGCGAACTGGCCGAGGAATTCTGCGACTTCATGGCCGGCCGCACGGGGACGTACATCCGCCGCCTGGAGCAGCAGATGCACGAGGCGGCCGAGGAGATGGAGTACGAGAAGGCCGGCCGCCTGCGCGACGACATCGAGGCCCTGCGCCGCGCCCTGGAGAAGAACGCGATCGTCTTCAACGACGCGACCGACGCCGACCTGATCGCGGTCGCCGAGGACGAACTGGAAGCCGCCGTCCAGATCTTCCACGTACGCGGCGGCCGGGTCCGCGGCCAGCGCGGCTGGGTCACCGACAAGGTCGAGGCGGTCGACACCTCCGGCCTGGTCGAGCACGCGCTGCAGCAGTTGTACGGCGAGGAGAAGGGCGACGCCGTCCCCAAGGAGGTCCTCGTCCCGGCCCTCCCCGAGGACGAGAAGTCCGTCGCCGCCTGGCTCGCGGAGCGCCGCGGCTCGAACGTGTCGCTCCGCATCCCGCAGCGCGGCGACAAGAAGGACCTGATGGCGACGGTCCAGCGCAACGCCCAGCAGGCCCTGGTCCTGCACAAGACGAAGCGCGCCTCCGACCTCACGACGCGCTCCCGCGCCCTGGAGGAGATCGCCGAGGCGCTCGATCTGGACTCGGCGCCGCTCCGTATCGAGTGCTACGACATCTCCCACCTCCAGGGCGACGACGTCGTGGCCTCGATGGTGGTCTTCGAGGACGGCCTGGCCCGCAAGAGCGAGTACCGCCGCTTCCAGATCAAGACCTTCGAGGGCCAGGACGACGTCCGCTCGATGCACGAGGTCATCACCCGCCGCTTCAGGCGCTACCTCGCGGACAAGGCGGAGACGGGGGAGTGGGCGGAATCCGACGCCAACCCCGAGGTCCCCGAGACCGCGCCCGAGGAGGACGGCCGCCCCAAGCGCTTCGCCTACCCGCCGCAGCTCCTGGTCGTCGACGGCGGCCAGCCCCAGGTCGCCGCCGCCCAGCGCGCCCTGGACGAGCTCGGTATCGACGACATCGCCGTCTGCGGCCTCGCCAAGCGCCTCGAAGAGGTCTGGCTCCCCGGCGACGACGACCCCGTCGTCCTGCCGCGCTCGAGCGAGGGCCTCTACCTTCTTCAGCGGGTACGTGACGAGGCTCACCGCTTCGCCATCACCTACCAGCGCGCCAAGCGGGCCAAGCGCTTCAAGTCGGGCCCGCTCGACGCGGTGCCCGGCCTCGGCGAGACCCGCAAACAGGCCCTCATCAAGCACTTCGGCTCGGTGAAGAAGCTGAAGCAGGCCACAATTGACCAGATCTGCGAAGTTCCCGGGATAGGCCGCAAGACGGCCGAGACCGTGGCCGCGGCGCTCGCCCAGGCGGCACCGGCCGCACCCGCCGTGAACACGGCAACAGGAGAGATCATGGAAGACGACGGGGGCAGCACACATGAGCAGTGA